A window of the Henckelia pumila isolate YLH828 chromosome 3, ASM3356847v2, whole genome shotgun sequence genome harbors these coding sequences:
- the LOC140888967 gene encoding protein FAR-RED ELONGATED HYPOCOTYL 3-like, with translation MAMMRNNMNADISYYKAWRGKELADNILKGDPTKSFTLLPCYLHMVEKMNRGSITDICVDEKNRFKYMFLAFGACVRGYRSMRKCVSIDGTWLKGKYNGVLLVASAQDGNYHQYPLAWGIVDGESTSSWSWFLTKLLEVVPDSTDLVIISDRHQGIINAVSSVYKNAHHGHCVWHLSQNLKTRCKKKGATEMFLQIAKIYKQNEFDVAYSDFRKRYPEAAQFLDERDTLDRWTRAYCPNTRYNILTTNGVESINARLLEEKASYNITFRFFTETDIILVCPIS, from the coding sequence ATGGCGATGATGCGCAATAATATGAATGCTGATATATCATATTACAAGGCTTGGAGAGGAAAAGAACTAGCAGACAATATTTTGAAAGGTGATCCTACCAAGAGTTTTACTCTACTGCCTTGTTATTTGCACATGGTTGAGAAGATGAACCGAGGAAGCATAACAGACATATGTGTTGACGAGAAAAATCGATTCAAGTATATGTTTCTTGCTTTTGGTGCGTGTGTCAGGGGATATCGAAGCATGCGAAAATGTGTGTCAATTGATGGTACATGGTTGAAAGGCAAGTACAATGGTGTTTTACTTGTGGCATCCGCACAGGATGGAAATTATCATCAATATCCTTTGGCGTGGGGAATTGTCGATGGTGAGTCTACTTCTTCGTGGAGTTGGTTTTTGACGAAGTTGTTAGAAGTAGTACCAGACTCGACTGATCTGGTGATAATTTCAGACAGACATCAGGGAATAATTAATGCTGTTTCTAGTGTTTATAAAAATGCACATCATGGTCATTGTGTGTGGCATTTATCCCAGAATTTGAAAACCAGGTGCAAAAAAAAGGGCGCAACGGAAATGTTTTTGCAGATTGCAAAAATTTATAAGCAAAACGAGTTTGATGTTGCATACAGTGATTTTAGGAAGAGATATCCTGAGGCTGCGCAGTTTTTGGACGAAAGAGATACACTTGATCGATGGACTCGAGCATATTGCCCAAATACTCGTTACAATATTTTGACGACAAACGGGGTTGAATCAATCAATGCTAGACTACTTGAAGAGAAAGCTTCCTATAATATCACTTTTAGATTCTTTACAGAGACTGACATCATCTTGGTTTGTCCGATATCGTAA